The Brachionichthys hirsutus isolate HB-005 chromosome 3, CSIRO-AGI_Bhir_v1, whole genome shotgun sequence genome has a window encoding:
- the zgc:110410 gene encoding protein lifeguard 1: protein MDQRHGGSKDNFGFNPPPYNPQHDGHNFNAGSKDNFGLNPPPYNSQHDGHNFNAGMSHQVGEGNIAVVCPPGTYNPFLPGHNQYGQDPPNYSPGLQESNFSNAAIRKAFIRKVYLILMIQLLVTVGIICAFLYWDTLNEWTRDNYWFSYAMIGGAVVLILVLSCCDNLRRQVPLNFIALGLFTVVEGLMLGSVTVYFDAEAVLWAVGATALVSFTLTLFCVQSKWDFTLLRGSLWVFLWTLFSFGLFAVILRSQYLYILYACLGTLLFSLYLVFDTHLIIGGKHKKHELSPEEYAFAALNLYLDIVTLFLLLLQLIGLCR, encoded by the exons ATGGACCAGCGTCACGGCGGCAGCAAGGATAATTTTGGATTTAACCCCCCTCCGTACAACCCTCAGCACGATGGACACAACTTTAACGCAGGCAGCAAGGATAATTTTGGATTAAACCCCCCTCCGTACAACTCTCAGCACGATGGACACAACTTTAACGCAGGAATGAGCCATCAG GTAGGGGAAGGGAACATCGCAGTGGTGTGTCCTCCTGGCACCTATAACCCATTCCTCCCTGGCCACAACCAGTATGGCCAAGATCCACCTAACTACTCACCCGGCTTACAGGAAAGCAACTTCAGCAACGCTGCCATACGAAAAG CTTTCATAAGGAAGGTGTACTTAATATTGATGATTCAGTTGCTGGTGACCGTTGGGATCATCTGCGCTTTTCTTTACTG GGACACTCTCAACGAATGGACAAGGGACAACTACTGGTTCTCTTATGCCATGAT AGGGGGAGCAGTGGTGCTCATCTTGGTCTTGTCTTGCTGTGACAACCTCCGCCGTCAAGTCCCCCTCAACTTCATCGCCCTGGGCCTGTTT ACTGTCGTCGAGGGCCTGATGCTGGGGTCTGTGACAGT GTACTTTGATGCTGAGGCAGTTTTATGGGCTGTTGGGGCAACTGCACTGGTTTCCTTCACTTTGactcttttttgtgtgcagtCAAAG TGGGACTTCACTTTATTGAGGGGGAGCCTGTGGGTGTTTCTCTGGACCCTCTTCTCCTTTGGATTGTTTGCTGTGATTCTCCGATCACAG TATCTTTACATCCTCTATGCCTGCCTGGGAACCCTCCTGTTTTCTTTA TATTTGGTGTTTGATACTCATCTGATCATTGGTGGCAAGCACAAGAAGCATGAACTTTCTCCCGAGGAGTATGCGTTTGCTGCTCTCAACCTCTACTTGGACATCGTCacccttttcctcctcctgctgcagctaaTTGGGCTGTGTCGCTAA